CATTCGGTGGCGACCGCCGGCAACGGCTGGGAGGCGCTCGCCGAAGTGCGGCGCCAGCGCCCCGACCTGATTCTCCTCGATCTGATGCTGCCGGATCTCGACGGCTTCGGCGTCTGCGAAATCCTCCGCCGCGATCCGGCGACGGCGACGATCCCCATCGTGATCATTTCCGCGTGGGCCTCGGCCGACTCGCGACACCTCGGCCTCGAACTCGGCGCGCTCGACTACCTGACGAAGCCGTTCAGCCCGCACGAACTGGTGCAGCGCGTGAATCGCCTCACCGAGGTCCGTGCGGACCGAGCGGCAAACTGAGCGTCAGTCGCGATCGTTCATCGTAAACCCGATCGGCACGACCATCCGGAACGGCACGGGCTTGCCTTGGCGTTTCCCGGACTCGAAGCGCCACTTCAGCACCGCGCGCACCGCCGGCTCCTCGAACTCGC
This window of the Candidatus Didemnitutus sp. genome carries:
- a CDS encoding response regulator, with the protein product MPAAHILAVDDEPEILELIAYQLRKAGHSVATAGNGWEALAEVRRQRPDLILLDLMLPDLDGFGVCEILRRDPATATIPIVIISAWASADSRHLGLELGALDYLTKPFSPHELVQRVNRLTEVRADRAAN